The Salvia miltiorrhiza cultivar Shanhuang (shh) chromosome 1, IMPLAD_Smil_shh, whole genome shotgun sequence genome has a window encoding:
- the LOC130985815 gene encoding uncharacterized protein LOC130985815: MASIMATQQKVALTVPVLASIFRGLNKISDSVEPFRLRAAFPAHFVYAWMAYYFKTHFPLERDSCTPKMVQYSGEEGARFYDDVKARKQIHKGDQVAWSCTMYSWDKDISFIDDENAKESDFCYFMAVRSNYLTRRLEDGFVVEPYSPHRFSRQFGFYQVRLGVLSRNFRKASLEDGLRYWDATVLRKFASKALLLCVPSTVKKLLSADYKDWWSQVYKHSFKENMIQAPPKTNGVSKDRDEADQLAPSKEKRKVDAAPLGGVNSSSDERHWKRKRVEPVEFVDEHSEGDHHDSSATVTKVFLNHLFPHMLAIYLLHF, from the coding sequence GCGACTCAACAAAAGGTGGCTCTCACCGTTCCAGTCTTGGCTAGCATCTTTCGAGGTTTGAACAAAATTTCGGATTCCGTGGAGCCTTTTCGACTTCGAGCAGCTTTTCCAGCCCATTTCGTCTACGCATGGATGGCTTATTACTTCAAGACCCATTTTCCACTTGAACGAGACTCTTGCACTCCCAAGATGGTTCAATACTCGGGAGAAGAAGGTGCGAGATTTTATGACGATGTGAAAGCTCGCAAGCAAATTCATAAAGGCGATCAAGTTGCATGGAGTTGCACGATGTATAGTTGGGACAAAGACATCTCTTTCATTGATGATGAGAATGCAAAGGAGTCCGACTTTTGCTACTTCATGGCTGTCCGTTCCAACTATCTAACTCGGAGATTAGAAGATGGTTTTGTTGTTGAGCCTTATAGTCCACATCGCTTTAGTCGCCAATTTGGGTTCTACCAAGTGAGGCTGGGTGTTCTTTCTCGCAATTTTCGAAAAGCTTCTTTGGAAGATGGTCTTAGATATTGGGATGCAACTGTGCTGCGTAAGTTTGCATCTAAAGCTCTTCTCCTTTGCGTGCCTTCGACCGTGAAAAAGCTTTTGAGTGCGGATTACAAAGATTGGTGGAGTCAAGTGTATAAACACTCATTTAAAGAAAACATGATACAAGCTCCACCAAAAACAAATGGTGTTTCGAAGGATCGAGACGAGGCCGACCAACTTGCCCCTTCCAAGGAAAAACGTAAAGTGGATGCGGCTCCCTTGGGTGGCGTCAATAGTAGCAGCGATGAGCGTCATTGGAAAAGAAAACGTGTTGAGCCCGTGGAATTTGTTGATGAACATTCTGAAGGTGATCATCATGATTCGAGCGCCACTGTGACAAAGGTATTTCTTAACCATCTATTTCCCCATATGTTAGCAATctatcttcttcatttttga